Proteins encoded together in one Prochlorococcus marinus str. MIT 9211 window:
- the trmB gene encoding tRNA (guanosine(46)-N7)-methyltransferase TrmB → MRQHVNPLSRFFQVELELPEPNELFLDGSLPIHLDIGSAKGKFLIKFASLEKQWNFLGVDIRNSLVQAAEKERKELGLENLNFLFCNANVSLIKWLRSLKKGQLKRVSIQFPDPWFKKRHQKRRVLNTSLLMALASALGTGSQLFIQSDVLPVINSMIDIIERSECFESINPGPEIWLKNNPFQLSTEREEYAISRELTVYRALFYRTEKDLPKTIGI, encoded by the coding sequence GTGCGACAACATGTCAACCCTTTGAGTAGATTCTTTCAAGTTGAGCTAGAGCTTCCAGAACCAAATGAGCTTTTTTTAGATGGAAGCTTGCCAATTCATTTGGATATAGGCTCGGCAAAAGGTAAGTTTTTGATTAAATTTGCTTCTTTAGAAAAGCAATGGAATTTTTTGGGTGTTGACATTAGAAATTCACTTGTTCAAGCTGCTGAGAAAGAAAGGAAAGAACTAGGCTTAGAGAATTTAAACTTCTTATTTTGCAATGCAAATGTTAGCTTAATAAAATGGTTGAGATCTTTAAAGAAAGGTCAATTAAAGAGAGTTTCTATACAGTTTCCTGATCCATGGTTTAAAAAACGTCATCAGAAGCGCAGGGTTTTAAATACTTCACTATTAATGGCATTGGCTTCAGCTTTAGGAACTGGCTCGCAGTTATTTATTCAGAGTGATGTCCTTCCTGTGATTAATTCAATGATTGATATTATAGAGAGAAGTGAATGCTTTGAAAGTATTAATCCAGGACCTGAAATCTGGTTGAAAAATAATCCTTTTCAGTTATCTACTGAGCGGGAAGAGTATGCAATAAGTAGAGAATTAACTGTTTACAGAGCATTATTTTATAGGACTGAAAAAGATTTGCCTAAAACTATAGGTATTTAA
- the glmM gene encoding phosphoglucosamine mutase: MDPIGLSPLSKESSIFGTDGIRGNAKNLLTENIVFKIGYWFGLAISGEGPFLIGKDSRQSGSMIVSALAAGLTAAGKEVWVLGLCTTPAVPHLIQRFGASGGAMVSASHNPPEDNGIKFFNSTGNKITLGQQNIIEQGLLQEISTSKNIGQVYFRNELLGDYENSLLESAKDQSLANVSIVLDLCWGSATSCGEKIFKALGANVSTINGKADGGKINVNCGSTNLNQLKEAVLSKNAQMGFAFDGDADRLMAIDEKGRVIDGDHILYLWGSHLKAKNKLNEKRLVTTSMSNLGLEKAWLGQGGLLERTSVGDRHVHEAMLKTNANLGGEQSGHILSSMNKLCGDGLLTAIQLSTICAGLDLRLFEWRNQSFKPYAQKLINVPITNAPVCRPWKESQPLQAAVQKAKLAMGKEGRILIRESGTEPLLRVMVESKDPLLVDSWSSHLAEVAQEDLNAA; encoded by the coding sequence AAATATTGTTTTCAAAATTGGATACTGGTTTGGCCTAGCAATTTCTGGTGAAGGGCCTTTCCTAATCGGTAAAGACTCTCGTCAGAGCGGCTCAATGATTGTTTCTGCATTGGCAGCTGGTTTGACGGCTGCTGGCAAAGAAGTTTGGGTATTAGGCCTATGCACAACACCTGCAGTACCGCACCTCATTCAAAGATTTGGCGCTTCTGGAGGTGCCATGGTTTCTGCAAGCCACAATCCACCAGAAGATAATGGAATAAAGTTTTTTAATTCGACTGGTAATAAAATTACACTTGGACAACAAAATATTATTGAGCAAGGCCTATTACAAGAAATAAGTACTTCAAAAAATATTGGACAAGTCTATTTCCGCAATGAACTTCTTGGAGATTATGAGAATAGCCTTTTAGAGTCTGCCAAAGACCAAAGCTTGGCTAATGTATCAATTGTTCTAGATCTATGCTGGGGATCAGCCACATCATGTGGAGAAAAGATTTTTAAGGCTTTAGGAGCAAATGTAAGCACAATAAATGGGAAAGCTGATGGAGGGAAAATTAATGTCAACTGTGGATCGACCAATCTTAATCAGCTAAAAGAAGCCGTTCTTTCAAAGAATGCTCAAATGGGTTTTGCTTTTGATGGAGACGCTGACAGATTAATGGCTATTGATGAAAAAGGGCGAGTCATAGATGGAGATCATATTCTTTATTTATGGGGTTCACATCTTAAAGCGAAGAATAAACTGAATGAAAAAAGGTTAGTTACCACATCAATGTCAAACCTTGGGCTAGAAAAAGCTTGGCTAGGGCAAGGAGGTTTATTAGAAAGAACGTCCGTAGGTGATCGCCATGTTCACGAAGCAATGCTAAAAACTAATGCAAACTTAGGAGGAGAACAATCAGGTCATATTCTCTCAAGCATGAATAAGCTATGTGGAGATGGTCTGCTTACGGCTATACAACTTTCAACGATATGTGCTGGCCTTGATCTTCGGCTTTTTGAATGGCGAAATCAAAGCTTCAAGCCATATGCCCAAAAACTAATAAATGTACCAATAACTAATGCACCTGTATGCAGACCCTGGAAAGAATCTCAACCACTTCAAGCAGCAGTTCAAAAGGCTAAATTAGCAATGGGAAAGGAAGGAAGAATTCTTATTAGAGAAAGTGGGACCGAGCCATTGTTAAGGGTGATGGTTGAATCTAAAGACCCTCTTTTAGTTGATTCATGGAGTTCTCATCTTGCAGAAGTAGCTCAAGAGGATTTAAACGCTGCTTAA
- a CDS encoding DUF3177 family protein yields the protein MAEISFRTLVWLTYKLGATFAFGLPLILLIWASIKKEYSIVRLLSIYWKVASLIPISILLLTGDRSIGHLTSFAAPFLLVTSIWFWVDLNEELRDLPHWKPLNFIVKVWRWIISFFGVIYLSLSFSSLSCIQSLSNQSCNAWKEAPIKSHIMLKGLFNFLFGANWTESLAAFLGYLALIAYLVGLLQWLLVRFPKQGRIAGGF from the coding sequence ATGGCTGAGATCTCATTTCGCACTCTTGTTTGGCTTACCTACAAACTAGGGGCTACTTTTGCTTTTGGACTTCCCTTAATTCTATTAATTTGGGCCAGCATTAAAAAAGAATATTCAATTGTTAGATTGCTATCAATTTATTGGAAGGTTGCTAGTCTAATTCCGATCAGCATCCTTCTTCTAACTGGAGATAGGTCTATAGGTCATTTAACTTCCTTTGCGGCTCCCTTCCTCTTGGTAACGTCAATTTGGTTCTGGGTAGATCTCAATGAAGAATTAAGAGACTTACCTCATTGGAAACCTCTTAATTTTATAGTTAAAGTATGGAGGTGGATAATTAGTTTTTTTGGAGTCATATATCTCAGTCTCAGCTTTTCAAGTCTGTCATGTATTCAATCTTTATCTAATCAATCTTGTAATGCTTGGAAAGAAGCTCCAATAAAATCACATATCATGCTAAAGGGCTTATTCAACTTTTTATTTGGTGCCAACTGGACTGAATCATTAGCAGCTTTCCTTGGCTATCTAGCATTAATTGCATATCTTGTGGGACTTCTTCAATGGTTATTGGTCCGCTTCCCCAAACAAGGGAGGATTGCAGGAGGTTTCTGA